The window ATTATCTCCCTGCCTTCGGCCTGACTCCGCAGCGCTTCCATTTCTATACTGCCGAAACGCTCGTTAGGCAGGGTTACCAGGATTATTCCCTTATTTTGATTCATACTGATATAATAAGAGAAAAGGAGCCTTTATGTCATCTGTTTCCATCACCATTAACGCCGATATCAGGCTGCGCTTTGCAGCGGAGGAAGACGTACCCCTCATCCTGGAATTCGTAAAAGCCCTGGCAGAATACGAACATCTTTTGGACAAAGTTACTGCCACCGAAGAAGGATTGCGCAAAACACTTTTTAAGGATAGAAGGGCTGAAACCGTAATTTGCGAATACCAGGGCAAACCTGCGGGTTTCGCGCTTTTCTTCCATAATTATTCAACCTTTATGGGAAAACCAGGCATTTATATTGAAGACCTTTTTGTCAAACCCGAATTCAGGGGAAAGGGCCTGGGGAAAATCCTGCTCCTCTATATGGCAAAACTTGCAGCGGAACGGGACTGCGGAAGGCTCGAATGGGCCTGCCTCAACTGGAACGAACCTTCCATCGCCTTTTACAAAAGTCAGGGCGCCGTGCCCCTTTCAGAATGGACTACCTACCGCGTTACCGGAGACACACTCCGGTCTTTGGCAAAATCGCTGTAAAGGTAAAAATTCAATTTCAGATCCCCTGCGGTTTTTAAGAGATATTCAAGCCGCCGGGGGCTGATACCCCAGGCTGCGCTTTCAGAAATAGTGTGGGTAGTAAGGGGCAGTACAAAACCCTTTCCTAAAAATTTAACCGTTCTCAACATGAGGGCTATAGAGCGATCGAAATGTTCATCGCCCTTGATTACCGTGTTGTCGATGGCCCTTGAACTGATATACCTTGTGTTGATCCCTTCTTCATCGTACAGCCTGTAGGTAGTTCCGTAGCCCCGGACCAGGGCAAAATGTTCCAACAGAATTTGATGCATCCAGGGCTCAGAAAATCCAAAGGGGTATGCGAAGGAACTAAGGGGTACTCCGGCCTCACGGAAAGCGGCAATCCTGGAAACCGTCTCCTCCATAAAAATATCCCTTGTCAGCTTGCGGAGATCCTTGTGATGCAAGGTATGATAGCCCACATCATGTCCCCGCTTTAGGGCCTCAAGACAGAAGGGGCAGAATTCACCCTGCACAAAAAACGTAACCTTCGCATCATACTTGGCAAAAAGATCAAAGTACTGCTCCCAGGTTTCCATATAGTCATCATCAAAACCCAAAAGTATCCCGGCGCTCCCTGCTGACGGAATCCAGATAAAGCTGTCTTCGAGAAAGGCTTCTGTTTCTTTTTCAGTAATTTTAAAACGTACCCTTAAGTCCTCGGCTCCAAGATCATACACAATGCTGTAATCCCCTGTGGGGTCTGAAATTTCCGCCATCACCGAAATGTCCCCTTCGTCATCAAGTACAAAATACTTGGTGATTTCATCACCATTCCGCTTAACCTGCAAGGCTATGCGTTCCATTACGGGGATGATTACTTCAGGCGGGGGAATTTCCTCAATGAGGGAATCTTCAGGAAGAGCTTCCTGCCTGATGGCGGGTCGGCCGGCGCAGGCACTTAAGAACGCCAACAAGAGGAGAAGAGGGGTAATAATTCTTATATTTTTCATATAGAATAAAGTATGATACAACTATTTTCATCATTAAAAGAAGCCCAGGCAAAGCTGGCCCTGCAAAGCCGCAGTACCAAAGACGCTGCCCTCGGAGAAGTCAGCAAGGTTATCAATAAAAATCGCAAAGAGATACTCGCCGCCAATGCCCTTGATGTTGAAAAGGCCCGTTCCGGCGGCATGAAAGACAGTCTCCTCGACCGGCTCTTATTGAATGAAAAACGCATAGACTCCATTATAGAAGGACTTGAAACCGTCATTGGCCAGGAAGATCCCATAGGCAGAATCAAGGCGGGCTGGCGGACACCCAGCGGCCTCCTCATAGAACAAATGGCGGTACCCCTGGGGGTTATCGCCATCATCTACGAATCAAGGCCCAATGTTACTGCCGATGCCTTTAGCCTGGCCTATAAGGCGGGCTGTGCCATCCTGCTCCGGGGTTCTTCCGCAGCCCTGGAATCCAACAAGGCCCTGGTCAAAGCCATCAAGCAGGGCCTTGAAGCAGGCGGCGGCATTCCCGGGGCTGTAGAACTTGCCGCTTCAGGCAGCCGCGGCGAGGTGGACGAAATCCTTGCTGCACGAGGCTTGATCGACGCGGTGCTTCCACGGGGTGGAAAGGATCTGATACGCCATGTAGTGGACAATGCCAGAGTACCGGTCATAGAAACCGGCGAAGGCAACTGCCACATCTACGTGGAACCCAGCGCGGACATTCCCAACGCTGTGGACATCATCGAAAATGCCAAACTCCAAAAGCCCGGCGCCTGCAACGCCGTAGAAACTGTCTTAGTACACCGCAGCGCATTAAGCGTCCTCATGCCCGCCCTTGCCGCGCGGCTTACAGGCAAGGCGGAACTCCGCTGCGATGCTGGCGCCAGAGCAGCCATTGGAACGCCGCCTCAGGGCCTTATCTTAAAAGATGCAACAGAATCCGATTGGGAAACCGAATTCCTCGACTATATTCTGGCTGTCAAAACCGTGGATTCCCTGGACGAAGCCATAAACCACATTAACAAATACGGCACCCGCCACTCGGAGGCCATACTCACCAACGACCTCAAGGCGGCGGACGAATTCTGCCACCGCGTGGACGCAGCCTGCGTGTACACCAACGCATCAACACGCTTTACCGACGGCGGGGAATTCGGCTTTGGCGCGGAGCTGGGAATCAGCACCCAAAAGTTCCACGCCCGGGGTCCCATGGGGCTTGAAGCCCTCACCACGATAAAGTACCGTATATCAGGCTCAGGCCAAATCAGGACATAGCAGATGATACCAAAACTAATCGCAGACGCGCGGAAAATAGTCTTTAAGTTCGGTTCCAATACCCTGGCCGACAAGGAAGGTAAAATCAACACTTTCTTCCTTGATGAATTGGCGGAACAAACAGCGGCACTGATGAAAAAGGGCAAACAGATCGTCATCGTATCTTCCGGGGCACAAGTGGCGGGCACTTCGACCATGGGGAAGTGGGCGCGGAAACGGGACATCCACTACAGGCAGGCCCTCTGCGCCGTGGGCCAGGTTGAACTCATGGGCGCATGGAGGCGGGCCTTTGAAAAGTACAGCATTCACATTGCCCAGATACTCCTGACCCGGGACGACTTCGGCGATTCCAACCGCACCCTCAACATGAGGAACACCCTCTTTACCCTGGTGGACGAGGGCATCATCCCCATCATCAATGAGAACGACACAGTCTCTGTAGAAGAAATCAAAATCGGCGAGAACGACACCCTGGCTGCCCAGTCGGCTATACTCTGGAGCGCGGATCTCCTCATCCTTTTCAGCGACATAGATGGGCTCTACAACAAGAACCCCAAAGAATTCCCCGACGCGGAACTGGTGCCTATCGTCAATGACATTGCGGAGATACGGAAGTCCATCGCCATCGGGGGAACCAACAATTTCGGTACCGGCGGCATCGCCACCAAACTTTTGGCGGCGGAACAGGCCCTGCCCTACGGCATACCCACCATCATTGCCCACGGAGGCAAGCCCCGTATGCTCGAAGCCCTGGCCGCAGGCAAACAACAGGGAACAGCCTTTTTGGTAAGCTGAATCAACAACAAAAAGTGAGGAACACATGGATATAACCATTGCTTGCATAGGAAGCGGAAACATGGGCGGCGCCCTGATGAAGGGAGCTGCGGATATTGTGGGAGCCAGAAACATCGGCTATGCGGATGCGGACAAGGCTAAGGCGGAAGCCGCAGCCAAAGCCCTGGGGGCTGGGGTCTATGCATCCAACATCATAGCAGCCCAGAAAGGCGATTACATATTCCTGGCAGTGAAGCCCCAGGTTCTCCAGGCGGTTCTCGAAGAAATCGCCCCAATAATACAAGATCGCCTAGCCGAAAACCGCCCCCCCATAGTGGTATCCATGGCGGCAGGCTGGACCATAGCCAAAATACAGGCAGGGCTGGGACCAAAGGTTAAGGAACTGAAAGTTAAGGAACCAAAGGTTAAGGAACTGAAAGTTCCAGTGATCCGCATTATGCCCAATACGCCGGCCCTCATTTCCAAAGGGGTTATCGTCATGGCCCCCTCGCCGGAAGTACCGCCTGAAAAAACCGCCGAACTTGAAAAGATACTTGCCGCAGCAGGCATTGTGGACAGGCTGGACGAAAAATACCTCGACGCCGTAACCGGCCTTTCAGGCTCAGGCCCCGCCTTTGTCTACCTCTTTATAGAAGCCCTGGCGGACGGAGGGGTCCGCACCGGCCTCCCCAGGGACAAGGCCCTGCGTTATGCCGCACAAACCGTTTTAGGGTCGGCAGCCATGGTTCTGGAGACAGGCAGGCATCCGGGAGAATTAAAGGATATGGTGACTTCACCCGGAGGCACTACCATTGCCGGGGTTGCGGCCCTGGAAAACGGCGCCTTCAGGGGCACAGTTATGCAAGCTGTTGAAGCAGCCTGGAAGCGTTCAGCAGAACTGGGATAAACCTAGGCAATAGCAGCCGATTGCTGCTGCTTTTCCAAACTTACAATGGTCTCTGCAAGCTTTGATAAATCAGGAGGCTTTGCAAAAGAAGCGTCTGCAGTATCGGGAATAGAAGCGCCCGGCGTGCCCATAACGAACACAAAGGGCTTCCCAAAAACCACCTCTTCCTTGACTGTGCGGATGAGCTTGGATGGATCTACCCCAGGAAGGGCTGCGTCCAAAAGCACGAAACCCGGCTTTTCTTCTGCCAGCTGCCGCCCTGCGTCAAAACCATCAAAGGCCTGGAGTATCTCATAATTCGGAAGCAGCCCATTGATCTGCTCCTTGAGGCGGTTATTCAAAGCCTCGTCATTGGAGGCAATCAGGAGGGTATCCCAATTCGCCTGCTCCATAAGGACCTGGAGGGCTTCGCCTGAATCCCCCATACCCCGTTTATCAAGGAAGGCAGCCAGATCCTTGGCGTAAATCCGGTATTGGCCCCCGGGGGTGGTAAAGGCTTTTAGGTAGCCATTCTTAATCCAATTGATAGCCGTCTGGTTGACGACCCCACAAATATTTGCCACTTCAAGAGCAGAGAAAATTTTGACCCTACGTCCGTTCCTGGACACGATGTACTCCTTGAAACTCCGTTGGAGCCCCCTCTTTTTACATATGAAAAACTAATATCTTTCATTCGAAGGTTACTGTGTATGGATAACCTTCAGTATGTCTTTTCCATACTAAGAATATATCTTAAATTGGATAAAATGCAATCAAAAATCAAAAATTCTTGAAAAAAAGCGCTATTTACGCATCATTTTTGGCTATCTCTCGAAATAACGGTTAAGAACATCAGCCGAAAACCCTTCGGATTTTAACAAGCCCCGGAGCGAATACCCATCCTCTTCCAGGAGATTCTGGGGATGGTTTTTCTCCAAAAAACGCTCCAGCAGGGCAAATTCAGCTTCCTCATCCAGAACCTTTGCAAAAGCCCCTGAAATGGCATCCCTATCCACCCCCTTGCCGCTTAGGGATGCGGAAAGCTTCTTCGGCCCCGGGATCTTGCCCCCCCGTTTTGCAAGCTTGGAACGAAGCCAAAACTCGGCATACCGCCCGTCATTCACAAGATCCAGGCCTATGAGCCGGGAAACCACAGCCTGGACACAGGCCCTTTCATGGCCCCTCTGCTCCAATTTGCGGGTTAGGCCAAGCCTGGTCTGCTCAGCAATACCGACAAGCCTCATTCCAGCCTGTTCAGCCTTGTAGCAGGCGGCTGCAAAACGCAAAGCCTCCTCTTCGGAGGGGGAAAATTCCTTCCCTGTTTCCCAGGAAGAAGGATCTTCACAATAATCTTCCAAATAACAGGGCTTTAGGGAAAGGGCGGCGCCGTCAGAGAGCCCTATTTTATAAAAAAAATCGCCACCCTGAGCCTCTGTTCTAAGCGAAACAAGGTTCATGGCAGCGTAAAAGACAGGAAAAAGGACAAAACTAGCGTAGATCAGCTAGCGTATGCATGAGCGGATGTTAATCAGCCTGCGCCAATTAACGCTTGGAGAACTGGAACCGTCTGCGGGCGCCAGCCTGGCCGTACTTTTTGCGTTCCACCATGCGGGGATCACGGGTTAGATAGCCGTTGCTCCTGAGGCTTGTGTAGTTCCCCTGGTCAACCTGGCAAAGGGCCCTGGAGATGCCGTGGCGGCAGGCGCCTGCCTGGCCATTGGAACCACCGCCATACACGTTGATGAGTATATCAAACTTGTTTTCGTTGGCAGTTACCATGAGGGGCTGGCGCACCATGAGGGCATGCTCGCCCTGGGGGAAATACTGGTTCAATTCCTTGCCATTGATGACGATTTTGCCGCTTCCGTCCCGGAGATACACCCGTGCAACGGAAGTCTTTCTCCGACCGGTTCCAATACCTAAATTCTTTATCATTTACTTAACCTCAATAACCTGGGGGTTCTGGGCAGCATGGGGATGCTCGGCCCCGGGGTAGACTTTTACGTTGTTCTCAAGCTTCCTTCCCAAAGGCCCTTTGGGAAGCATGCCTTTAACCGCCAGTTCCAGGGGGGAACAGGGGTGCCTTTCCAGCAATTTTTCGTAAGTTACCGTCTTGAGGCCGCCTACATAGCCGGAATGATGATGATAGAGCTTATCCTGGGCTTTTCGGCCTGTGATAAGGGCCTTTTCGGCGTTGATAATCACCACAAAATCGCCAGTTTCCTGATGGGGGGCATACTCAGCCTTTT is drawn from Leadbettera azotonutricia ZAS-9 and contains these coding sequences:
- the rplM gene encoding 50S ribosomal protein L13; the protein is MKTIFVKPAVIERKWFVIDAAGKAVGRVAAKAASIVRGKEKAEYAPHQETGDFVVIINAEKALITGRKAQDKLYHHHSGYVGGLKTVTYEKLLERHPCSPLELAVKGMLPKGPLGRKLENNVKVYPGAEHPHAAQNPQVIEVK
- a CDS encoding helix-turn-helix domain-containing protein, whose amino-acid sequence is MANICGVVNQTAINWIKNGYLKAFTTPGGQYRIYAKDLAAFLDKRGMGDSGEALQVLMEQANWDTLLIASNDEALNNRLKEQINGLLPNYEILQAFDGFDAGRQLAEEKPGFVLLDAALPGVDPSKLIRTVKEEVVFGKPFVFVMGTPGASIPDTADASFAKPPDLSKLAETIVSLEKQQQSAAIA
- a CDS encoding glutamate-5-semialdehyde dehydrogenase; translation: MIQLFSSLKEAQAKLALQSRSTKDAALGEVSKVINKNRKEILAANALDVEKARSGGMKDSLLDRLLLNEKRIDSIIEGLETVIGQEDPIGRIKAGWRTPSGLLIEQMAVPLGVIAIIYESRPNVTADAFSLAYKAGCAILLRGSSAALESNKALVKAIKQGLEAGGGIPGAVELAASGSRGEVDEILAARGLIDAVLPRGGKDLIRHVVDNARVPVIETGEGNCHIYVEPSADIPNAVDIIENAKLQKPGACNAVETVLVHRSALSVLMPALAARLTGKAELRCDAGARAAIGTPPQGLILKDATESDWETEFLDYILAVKTVDSLDEAINHINKYGTRHSEAILTNDLKAADEFCHRVDAACVYTNASTRFTDGGEFGFGAELGISTQKFHARGPMGLEALTTIKYRISGSGQIRT
- the proC gene encoding pyrroline-5-carboxylate reductase, giving the protein MDITIACIGSGNMGGALMKGAADIVGARNIGYADADKAKAEAAAKALGAGVYASNIIAAQKGDYIFLAVKPQVLQAVLEEIAPIIQDRLAENRPPIVVSMAAGWTIAKIQAGLGPKVKELKVKEPKVKELKVPVIRIMPNTPALISKGVIVMAPSPEVPPEKTAELEKILAAAGIVDRLDEKYLDAVTGLSGSGPAFVYLFIEALADGGVRTGLPRDKALRYAAQTVLGSAAMVLETGRHPGELKDMVTSPGGTTIAGVAALENGAFRGTVMQAVEAAWKRSAELG
- the rpsI gene encoding 30S ribosomal protein S9 → MIKNLGIGTGRRKTSVARVYLRDGSGKIVINGKELNQYFPQGEHALMVRQPLMVTANENKFDILINVYGGGSNGQAGACRHGISRALCQVDQGNYTSLRSNGYLTRDPRMVERKKYGQAGARRRFQFSKR
- a CDS encoding regulatory protein RecX → MNLVSLRTEAQGGDFFYKIGLSDGAALSLKPCYLEDYCEDPSSWETGKEFSPSEEEALRFAAACYKAEQAGMRLVGIAEQTRLGLTRKLEQRGHERACVQAVVSRLIGLDLVNDGRYAEFWLRSKLAKRGGKIPGPKKLSASLSGKGVDRDAISGAFAKVLDEEAEFALLERFLEKNHPQNLLEEDGYSLRGLLKSEGFSADVLNRYFER
- the proB gene encoding glutamate 5-kinase, coding for MIPKLIADARKIVFKFGSNTLADKEGKINTFFLDELAEQTAALMKKGKQIVIVSSGAQVAGTSTMGKWARKRDIHYRQALCAVGQVELMGAWRRAFEKYSIHIAQILLTRDDFGDSNRTLNMRNTLFTLVDEGIIPIINENDTVSVEEIKIGENDTLAAQSAILWSADLLILFSDIDGLYNKNPKEFPDAELVPIVNDIAEIRKSIAIGGTNNFGTGGIATKLLAAEQALPYGIPTIIAHGGKPRMLEALAAGKQQGTAFLVS
- a CDS encoding GNAT family N-acetyltransferase; this encodes MSSVSITINADIRLRFAAEEDVPLILEFVKALAEYEHLLDKVTATEEGLRKTLFKDRRAETVICEYQGKPAGFALFFHNYSTFMGKPGIYIEDLFVKPEFRGKGLGKILLLYMAKLAAERDCGRLEWACLNWNEPSIAFYKSQGAVPLSEWTTYRVTGDTLRSLAKSL
- a CDS encoding polysaccharide deacetylase family protein, whose translation is MKNIRIITPLLLLLAFLSACAGRPAIRQEALPEDSLIEEIPPPEVIIPVMERIALQVKRNGDEITKYFVLDDEGDISVMAEISDPTGDYSIVYDLGAEDLRVRFKITEKETEAFLEDSFIWIPSAGSAGILLGFDDDYMETWEQYFDLFAKYDAKVTFFVQGEFCPFCLEALKRGHDVGYHTLHHKDLRKLTRDIFMEETVSRIAAFREAGVPLSSFAYPFGFSEPWMHQILLEHFALVRGYGTTYRLYDEEGINTRYISSRAIDNTVIKGDEHFDRSIALMLRTVKFLGKGFVLPLTTHTISESAAWGISPRRLEYLLKTAGDLKLNFYLYSDFAKDRSVSPVTR